In a genomic window of Alphaproteobacteria bacterium:
- a CDS encoding prephenate/arogenate dehydrogenase family protein, translating into MFNKVTIIGLGLIGSSLARIILKKRLANTLVAADVNLDVCKTVNDLGLAHKVTDHLAEAVEGADLVILAVPVGAMQKVAERIAPALKQGAIVTDTGSVKMAVIEAVKPYCRPGVEFVPGHPIAGTEFSGPEAGFLELFENRWCILTPLPDTGIRSVEKVTKLWEECGANIEIMEPAHHDLVLGITSHLPHLIAYTIVGTATDLEDDIKSEVIKFSASGFRDFTRIAASDPVMWRDIFLNNKGAVLEVLQRFSEDLTALQKAIRQGNGDYLYEVFTKTRAIRKQIVEIGQAE; encoded by the coding sequence ATGTTTAATAAAGTCACCATTATCGGTCTGGGGCTGATCGGCTCTTCGCTCGCCCGGATCATTCTGAAAAAACGGCTGGCGAATACGCTGGTTGCGGCGGACGTCAATCTGGATGTCTGCAAGACTGTCAACGATCTGGGGCTGGCGCATAAAGTCACGGATCATCTGGCCGAAGCGGTTGAGGGCGCCGATCTCGTCATCCTTGCTGTTCCGGTCGGGGCGATGCAGAAAGTCGCGGAGCGGATCGCGCCTGCGCTCAAGCAAGGGGCGATCGTGACCGATACCGGGTCGGTCAAGATGGCGGTGATTGAGGCGGTCAAACCTTACTGCCGTCCGGGAGTTGAGTTCGTGCCGGGGCATCCGATTGCCGGGACCGAGTTTTCGGGGCCGGAGGCCGGGTTTCTGGAATTGTTTGAAAACCGCTGGTGCATTCTTACGCCTCTGCCCGATACGGGGATACGGTCGGTCGAGAAGGTGACGAAGCTGTGGGAGGAGTGCGGGGCGAATATCGAGATTATGGAGCCGGCGCATCACGATCTTGTTTTAGGCATTACTTCGCACCTGCCGCACCTGATTGCGTACACGATTGTGGGCACCGCAACGGATTTGGAGGACGACATTAAATCTGAAGTGATCAAATTTTCGGCTTCGGGGTTCCGGGATTTTACGCGGATCGCAGCGTCTGATCCGGTGATGTGGCGCGATATTTTCCTGAATAACAAGGGAGCGGTCCTTGAGGTCTTGCAGAGGTTTTCCGAAGACCTGACCGCGCTGCAGAAGGCGATCCGGCAGGGGAACGGGGACTATCTTTATGAAGTCTTTACGAAGACCCGCGCTATCCGCAAGCAGATCGTCGAAATCGGACAGGCTGAGTAA
- a CDS encoding DUF4175 family protein: MLDPLDSENKPLLDALHRGRRKAWFVILIEQLTLHFWRPALWVLLFLSLWILEVPQFFGLNGQIAGLILFIGGLVYLFRRDILTMPVPDPASVDLRLEKSSRFRRGQIRALEDRLANPHKRETRELWDKGQKQMLSALPGLRTPAPRSFLARHDPKALRFAVLLLFVSALLVAGTDWQRRMWNGLFPVTPSFILSQGRKDELWIKPPEYTAQPQLHINGSSLAEPVKIPEGSEIKVRVFSTLGTLAPPHLSMGKTSAPLNHLGDGLFGFETKIEPGTDITVTQLLMTRADWDYEFIIDQPPTMKFEEKKEEEKAEKDQDEKSADEGKSEPREMPSDKKAQENPPPAPLVDESFPPLPGPEHRQAKKEEDQPPYEILQNKQIRFPFIVQDDYAVTDLTMTMRLDDMVSEKPRGKNAHEERVVMSAPGKELKVQPIYDLTGHTWAGLPVIFEFSVKDHKGQTASVEPVKMTLPERTFKHPVAKLLIALRKKLAWSTGRDFNDIAANLEAILQAPDLFHNDMVVYLAIKTASARLTYAKITEPEEVEKTATDLIALLWETALSIEDGNLSVAMRDLRQAQKELEDALRDPNTSEEEIARLMDNLRESMMQYYIELSREMEKRMQEGEETPEINPDELAKMINPERLSDMMDQMESELQSGNRDSAKELLSQLQNMLDLMDPSMDAPLPEDMQMAMEGINELQQLIESQEKLRDQTTEQANRQKFSQGTSEGFAEPLPLNEQAMEDLGLSGMPPAPNNTPPP, encoded by the coding sequence ATGCTCGATCCGCTGGATTCTGAAAACAAGCCCTTGCTCGACGCCCTCCATCGCGGCCGTCGCAAGGCATGGTTTGTCATCCTCATTGAACAATTAACTCTGCATTTCTGGCGCCCGGCTCTATGGGTATTACTTTTTCTGTCTTTATGGATTTTGGAGGTTCCCCAGTTTTTCGGTCTGAACGGACAGATCGCCGGATTGATCCTCTTTATCGGCGGCCTCGTCTACCTGTTCCGCCGCGACATCCTGACCATGCCCGTTCCCGACCCGGCCTCCGTCGATCTGCGCCTCGAAAAGAGCAGCCGCTTCCGTCGCGGCCAGATCAGAGCGCTCGAAGACCGCCTCGCCAACCCGCACAAACGCGAAACCCGCGAACTCTGGGACAAGGGGCAAAAGCAAATGCTCTCCGCCCTCCCCGGCCTGCGGACGCCGGCCCCGCGTTCCTTTCTTGCCCGCCATGACCCGAAGGCTCTCCGCTTTGCGGTGCTGCTTTTATTTGTCTCGGCCCTTCTGGTAGCCGGAACCGACTGGCAGCGCCGGATGTGGAACGGCCTTTTCCCCGTCACGCCCTCTTTCATCCTCTCGCAGGGTCGCAAGGACGAACTCTGGATCAAGCCCCCCGAATACACCGCGCAGCCGCAACTTCATATCAACGGCTCGTCTCTGGCCGAACCCGTGAAAATCCCCGAGGGCAGCGAAATCAAGGTGCGCGTCTTCAGTACGCTCGGCACACTGGCGCCGCCGCATCTGAGCATGGGCAAGACCTCCGCCCCCCTGAATCATCTCGGCGACGGCCTCTTCGGCTTCGAAACGAAGATCGAGCCGGGGACGGATATTACGGTTACGCAACTGCTGATGACCCGCGCTGACTGGGACTATGAATTCATCATCGACCAGCCACCGACGATGAAATTCGAGGAAAAGAAAGAAGAGGAGAAGGCGGAAAAAGATCAAGACGAAAAATCCGCTGATGAAGGAAAGTCGGAACCCAGGGAAATGCCGTCGGACAAGAAAGCACAAGAAAATCCGCCGCCTGCGCCCTTAGTCGATGAATCCTTCCCGCCCCTGCCCGGCCCGGAACACCGCCAAGCCAAGAAAGAGGAAGACCAGCCCCCTTACGAAATCCTCCAGAACAAACAGATACGCTTCCCCTTCATCGTTCAGGATGACTACGCCGTCACCGACCTGACCATGACCATGCGCCTCGATGACATGGTCTCTGAGAAGCCGAGAGGGAAAAATGCCCATGAAGAACGGGTCGTCATGTCCGCCCCCGGCAAGGAATTGAAAGTCCAGCCGATTTACGATCTCACCGGACACACCTGGGCGGGCCTGCCTGTAATTTTCGAATTCAGCGTCAAGGACCACAAGGGACAGACCGCCAGCGTCGAACCCGTGAAAATGACCCTGCCGGAAAGGACGTTCAAACACCCGGTTGCCAAACTGCTGATCGCCCTTCGTAAAAAACTGGCCTGGTCAACCGGCCGCGATTTTAACGACATCGCCGCCAATCTGGAGGCCATATTACAGGCGCCCGATCTCTTCCATAACGACATGGTAGTCTATCTGGCGATCAAAACCGCCAGCGCCCGCCTGACCTACGCCAAAATCACGGAACCTGAAGAGGTCGAGAAAACCGCAACGGACCTCATCGCCCTTCTCTGGGAAACCGCTCTGAGCATCGAGGACGGCAACCTCTCCGTGGCCATGCGTGACCTGCGTCAGGCGCAGAAGGAACTCGAAGACGCCCTGCGCGACCCGAACACCAGCGAAGAGGAAATCGCCCGCCTGATGGACAATCTGCGCGAAAGCATGATGCAGTATTACATCGAACTCTCCCGCGAAATGGAAAAGCGGATGCAGGAGGGTGAGGAAACCCCTGAGATCAACCCCGACGAACTGGCAAAAATGATCAATCCCGAAAGACTCTCGGACATGATGGATCAGATGGAGTCCGAATTGCAGTCAGGCAACCGCGACTCCGCCAAGGAACTCCTTTCCCAGTTGCAGAATATGCTCGACCTCATGGACCCATCCATGGATGCGCCCCTCCCGGAAGATATGCAGATGGCGATGGAGGGAATCAACGAGTTGCAGCAGTTGATCGAAAGTCAGGAAAAACTGCGCGACCAGACCACCGAACAGGCCAACCGTCAGAAATTCTCGCAAGGCACTTCCGAAGGCTTTGCCGAACCCCTTCCCTTGAATGAACAGGCGATGGAAGACCTCGGCCTTTCCGGTATGCCCCCCGCGCCGAACAACACTCCTCCCCCGTAA
- a CDS encoding FtsX-like permease family protein — translation MSARSSPFYMKMQERLLKLALGSKGYDLPFGSDSDRGFLLLLVGLMSFLAVLACAGTLSLHAMTQRWSSGLENKITIEIKAEDQDGTILSPETIKMETEKIAQMLQKNPLVKSYEPLGEKDIRKLVSPWLGEDFNLEELPMPGLIAVELNSASDESVEKLTQAVHALSPTSYVDTHREWLQDILRFTRTLQWVALLVALIVAVTTVTGISGGVRSRMAIHKDQVEILHLIGASDKYIARQFQWYAVVIALLGSTLGTAAGLFMAMLILFLTGQSGTPLIPQISLDSTSFALFCILPVIACLIAGMTARLTVLRTLSLMP, via the coding sequence ATGTCAGCTAGATCATCACCATTTTATATGAAAATGCAGGAACGCCTGCTCAAACTCGCTCTCGGATCCAAGGGCTACGACCTGCCGTTTGGCTCGGACTCGGATCGCGGATTTCTCCTCCTGCTCGTCGGACTGATGAGCTTTCTGGCCGTTCTCGCCTGTGCGGGAACACTCTCCCTGCACGCCATGACCCAGCGCTGGTCGAGCGGATTGGAAAATAAAATAACCATTGAGATCAAGGCCGAGGATCAGGACGGAACCATCCTTTCGCCCGAAACCATCAAGATGGAAACCGAAAAAATCGCGCAGATGCTCCAGAAAAACCCGCTGGTCAAATCCTATGAGCCGCTGGGCGAAAAGGACATCCGCAAGCTCGTCTCCCCGTGGCTGGGCGAAGATTTCAATCTGGAGGAGCTTCCCATGCCCGGCCTCATCGCCGTCGAACTGAACAGCGCAAGCGACGAATCGGTTGAAAAGCTGACACAGGCGGTTCACGCCCTCTCCCCGACATCCTACGTCGATACCCACCGCGAATGGTTGCAGGATATTCTGCGCTTTACACGGACTCTGCAATGGGTAGCTCTGCTCGTGGCCCTGATTGTTGCCGTCACGACCGTCACGGGAATATCGGGCGGCGTACGTTCAAGAATGGCCATCCATAAGGATCAGGTCGAGATTCTTCATCTCATTGGCGCGTCGGATAAATACATCGCCCGCCAGTTCCAGTGGTACGCAGTCGTGATTGCCCTGCTAGGCAGCACTCTGGGCACAGCGGCAGGGTTGTTCATGGCGATGCTTATTCTCTTCCTGACAGGCCAGAGCGGCACACCCCTGATCCCGCAAATCAGCCTGGATAGCACATCCTTCGCGCTTTTTTGCATCCTGCCCGTCATCGCCTGCCTGATTGCCGGTATGACCGCCCGCCTGACGGTCTTGCGGACTCTCTCCCTGATGCCGTAA
- the lysA gene encoding diaminopimelate decarboxylase: MTAFHDKKGILHVEDIPLPEIARQVGTPCYVYSAASIRSQYHALKSALEKVFPPERMPVLCYACKANSNIAILRVLQQLGSGLEIVSEGELFRGIEAGFRGDRIISTSFGKNEPEIRACLEADIHQFIIESWVELEQVNHYAAQSGKETAVLFRLNPDISGGGHSKISTGRKEHKFGNTENKIIEMYRRAAGMKYVRPVGISVHIGSQVTTLDSFRPAYEAVANLVKRLRAEKLTVERLDIGGGFPIAYTKNDNLLDLDAFAQWVAEIILPLNTEIQLEPGRYMVGNAGVLLTETLYVKETEDRKFLVLDAAMNDLIRPALYEAHHGIRPVLSRTDRKIQAYDVVGPICESGDIFAKQREIPEVRRGELVVIESAGAYGFSMASNYNSRPLPAEVLVDGSNMAVIRKRQTLHDLTRGETIPEWLR; this comes from the coding sequence ATGACCGCGTTTCACGACAAAAAGGGAATCCTCCACGTCGAGGACATCCCGCTCCCCGAAATCGCACGGCAAGTCGGAACCCCCTGCTACGTCTACAGCGCCGCCTCGATCCGCAGTCAGTATCATGCCTTGAAATCGGCTCTGGAAAAGGTATTCCCGCCGGAGCGTATGCCCGTCCTGTGCTACGCTTGCAAGGCCAACTCAAATATCGCCATTCTGCGCGTACTCCAGCAACTGGGCAGCGGCCTTGAGATCGTCTCAGAAGGGGAGCTGTTTCGCGGCATCGAAGCCGGGTTCAGGGGCGACCGCATCATCTCCACCAGCTTCGGCAAGAACGAGCCGGAAATCCGCGCCTGTCTGGAAGCGGACATCCACCAGTTCATCATCGAATCCTGGGTCGAGCTTGAGCAGGTCAACCACTACGCCGCACAGTCCGGCAAGGAAACCGCAGTCCTCTTCCGCCTGAACCCGGATATTTCCGGCGGCGGGCACAGCAAAATCTCCACGGGCCGCAAAGAGCACAAATTCGGCAATACGGAAAACAAGATCATCGAAATGTACCGCCGCGCCGCAGGCATGAAATACGTCCGCCCGGTCGGCATCTCCGTCCATATCGGATCGCAGGTGACGACGCTGGACTCCTTCCGCCCCGCTTACGAGGCGGTGGCCAATCTCGTCAAGCGCCTGCGTGCCGAAAAACTCACGGTCGAACGGCTGGATATCGGCGGCGGGTTCCCGATCGCCTATACCAAAAACGACAATCTTCTGGACCTTGACGCGTTCGCGCAATGGGTAGCGGAGATTATTCTGCCCCTCAATACCGAAATCCAGCTTGAACCCGGCCGCTACATGGTCGGCAACGCCGGGGTTCTCCTCACCGAAACCCTCTACGTCAAGGAAACGGAAGACCGCAAGTTTCTGGTCCTTGATGCGGCCATGAACGACCTGATCCGTCCGGCCCTCTACGAGGCCCATCACGGCATTCGCCCCGTCCTTTCACGTACGGACAGAAAGATACAGGCCTACGACGTTGTCGGCCCGATCTGCGAAAGCGGTGATATTTTTGCCAAGCAAAGGGAAATACCGGAAGTCCGGCGCGGCGAACTGGTCGTAATCGAATCCGCAGGCGCCTATGGATTCTCAATGGCCTCCAACTACAACAGCCGCCCCCTGCCCGCAGAAGTTCTGGTCGATGGAAGCAATATGGCGGTAATCCGTAAACGCCAGACCCTGCACGACCTGACCCGAGGCGAAACCATCCCGGAATGGTTAAGGTGA
- the pheA gene encoding chorismate mutase — protein sequence MSKTLSDIRVKIDKIDDKVHDLLMERASLVSSIAEAKRKSNLQMVQPAREAKMIRRLLARHNGPLPRQAVVRIWRELVGAVALLQTGLTVVVFADEHGNPHWDMAKDYFGSIVPMKKINSRAGAVGAVRNDETSFAVLPWPELDQNDAWWVHLFDQHSEKMSILCALPYGSHGRKSTQNPTHRSLVVSKFEFLPSDDDCTFLGLDLRVSVSRTRVVDRLAEHGVSVVNLYSSKSSARPDYNAHLVEARGYIAPDSPLLDALRQIFDADCRYCGVVGGYPAVPELDE from the coding sequence ATGTCTAAAACATTGAGCGATATTCGCGTCAAAATCGACAAGATCGACGATAAGGTCCACGATCTGTTGATGGAGCGTGCGTCGCTCGTGTCCTCGATCGCCGAGGCCAAGCGCAAGTCGAATTTGCAGATGGTCCAGCCCGCCCGCGAGGCCAAGATGATCCGGCGTCTGCTGGCGCGGCATAATGGGCCTTTGCCGCGGCAGGCGGTCGTGCGGATCTGGCGGGAACTGGTCGGGGCGGTGGCGCTGCTGCAAACCGGGCTGACCGTGGTGGTTTTTGCCGATGAGCATGGCAACCCTCACTGGGACATGGCCAAGGATTATTTCGGCAGCATCGTGCCGATGAAAAAGATCAATTCACGGGCCGGGGCGGTTGGCGCGGTTCGCAACGATGAAACGTCGTTTGCCGTCCTGCCGTGGCCGGAGTTGGATCAGAACGACGCATGGTGGGTGCATCTGTTCGATCAGCATTCCGAGAAAATGTCGATCCTCTGCGCCCTTCCGTACGGCAGTCACGGGCGGAAATCGACGCAGAACCCGACGCACCGTTCGCTGGTCGTTTCCAAATTCGAGTTTTTGCCTTCCGATGACGATTGCACGTTTCTGGGGCTGGACCTCAGGGTCAGCGTCAGCCGGACGCGGGTGGTCGATCGTCTCGCCGAGCATGGTGTGAGCGTCGTCAATCTCTATAGTTCCAAGTCTTCGGCGCGGCCCGACTACAACGCACATCTGGTGGAGGCGCGGGGGTATATCGCTCCGGACTCGCCTTTACTTGACGCGCTGCGCCAGATTTTTGATGCGGATTGCCGTTATTGCGGCGTGGTCGGCGGGTATCCGGCGGTGCCGGAACTTGATGAATGA
- a CDS encoding ATP-binding cassette domain-containing protein — translation MIKFDNVGFRYETGPEILSDIGFELKSGSYHFLTGPSGAGKSSLLSLMFLGHRPTRGSLFMFDSNVGLLPRERLFEIRQKIGIVFQDYRLMDHLSAFDNVALPLRILKRPEKEIRNNVTELLDWVGLGDSKERLPPTLSGGQQQRIAIARAIIARPKLLLADEPTGNLDDTIGFRLMGLFEQLNKMGTTIVIATHNTHIMELYAHPRLILEHGRLTQESRQGPITQKIRNVS, via the coding sequence GTGATAAAATTTGACAACGTAGGATTCCGTTATGAAACCGGCCCGGAAATCCTGAGCGACATCGGCTTTGAGTTAAAATCCGGCTCCTACCACTTCCTGACCGGGCCGAGCGGCGCCGGAAAATCATCGCTGCTGAGCCTGATGTTCCTCGGCCACCGCCCAACACGCGGAAGCCTGTTTATGTTCGACAGTAACGTCGGCCTCCTCCCCCGCGAGCGCCTTTTCGAAATCCGCCAGAAAATCGGCATTGTCTTTCAGGATTACCGCCTGATGGATCATCTCTCCGCCTTCGATAACGTCGCCCTGCCGCTACGGATATTGAAGCGCCCGGAAAAAGAAATCCGCAACAACGTCACCGAGCTTCTCGACTGGGTCGGTTTGGGCGACAGCAAGGAACGCCTGCCCCCTACCCTGTCCGGCGGTCAGCAGCAGCGCATCGCCATCGCCCGGGCCATCATCGCCCGCCCGAAACTTCTTCTGGCCGACGAGCCGACCGGAAACCTCGACGACACCATCGGCTTCCGCCTGATGGGCCTCTTCGAGCAACTCAATAAAATGGGCACGACCATTGTCATCGCCACCCACAACACCCACATCATGGAACTCTACGCCCATCCGCGCCTTATACTTGAACACGGCCGCCTGACGCAGGAATCCCGGCAGGGACCGATAACGCAGAAGATCAGAAATGTCAGCTAG
- a CDS encoding YdcF family protein translates to MKLLLIKAFSGLSAAIFSLWLGGFVLFSFYALTVNPAYENEKTDAIVVVTGGNHRIQTGLDLLAQERAPKLFISGVHEKVTATDILQNWKGNQPKPTCCVFLGHKALTTYGNADETQEWITANKVKSIRLVTSGYHMGRALLEFKRVMPDLKIIPHPVEETDYGVLNWKFWELAFSEYHKILFRLTRMSLEQQ, encoded by the coding sequence ATGAAACTTCTATTGATAAAGGCGTTCTCGGGCCTGTCCGCAGCGATCTTCAGTCTGTGGCTGGGCGGCTTCGTGCTGTTTTCCTTTTACGCCCTGACCGTGAACCCCGCCTATGAAAACGAAAAGACCGATGCAATCGTCGTCGTGACCGGCGGCAATCACCGGATTCAGACCGGCCTTGACCTTCTGGCGCAGGAACGCGCCCCGAAACTCTTCATTTCCGGTGTCCATGAGAAAGTGACGGCGACCGATATCCTGCAAAACTGGAAGGGAAATCAACCCAAACCGACCTGCTGCGTGTTTCTCGGCCATAAGGCGCTAACCACATACGGTAACGCCGATGAGACACAGGAATGGATCACGGCCAACAAGGTCAAATCCATCCGTCTCGTGACTTCGGGGTACCACATGGGCCGCGCCTTGCTGGAGTTCAAACGGGTCATGCCGGATTTAAAAATTATCCCCCACCCGGTCGAGGAAACCGATTACGGCGTTCTGAATTGGAAATTCTGGGAACTGGCCTTCAGCGAATACCATAAGATTTTATTCCGGCTCACCCGTATGTCCCTCGAACAACAATAG
- a CDS encoding zinc-ribbon domain-containing protein: MILTCPHCASRFKVYPHDLGAVGRKVQCSDCSHVWFALPDGSEGEESGEGAFFPEEDLSDFSAEPEELQESPPELPPSVEDERPIGLDTFENMLHASAPPSTEEIPDAVKPLPEEQVFVPPPVVRERPPLRNVLAGYGVAGAVFLVFLILFISLQGPIVRSWPPASAAYALMGRSSAVPGEGLVFDRMEAFEDNKGAFVLSGNIINLTKESKDVPMMEVVLHSQFDEVMEHWYIEPPKPKMEPEESMAFESVLERTSEAEAVRGKAADITVRFVLAVRTGAGGGDSTHAPPAGAPSHPSGGEALSESPPHASSPPHPESSPENHGEGHSPPPPPHTGGPEDHTSDSH; this comes from the coding sequence ATGATACTCACCTGTCCCCACTGTGCAAGCCGATTCAAGGTTTATCCGCACGATCTTGGCGCCGTGGGGCGCAAGGTCCAATGCTCCGATTGTTCGCACGTCTGGTTTGCCTTACCTGACGGTTCGGAGGGTGAGGAGAGTGGCGAAGGAGCGTTTTTCCCCGAGGAGGATTTGTCCGACTTTTCTGCAGAGCCCGAAGAATTACAGGAATCTCCCCCTGAGCTGCCGCCTTCAGTGGAGGATGAGCGGCCAATCGGTCTCGACACGTTTGAAAATATGCTTCATGCGTCAGCCCCCCCCTCGACTGAGGAAATACCGGATGCCGTCAAGCCTTTGCCGGAGGAGCAGGTTTTTGTTCCGCCTCCCGTCGTGCGCGAGAGGCCGCCGCTGCGGAACGTACTTGCGGGGTATGGGGTTGCCGGGGCCGTGTTTCTTGTTTTTCTTATTTTGTTTATTTCCTTGCAGGGACCGATCGTGCGGAGCTGGCCTCCGGCTTCGGCGGCTTATGCCCTGATGGGTCGTTCGTCGGCAGTTCCCGGTGAAGGGCTGGTTTTCGACCGGATGGAGGCTTTTGAAGACAATAAAGGCGCGTTTGTATTGAGCGGGAATATTATCAACCTGACTAAAGAGAGCAAAGACGTGCCGATGATGGAGGTCGTCCTGCACTCGCAGTTCGATGAGGTGATGGAGCACTGGTATATCGAGCCGCCCAAGCCGAAGATGGAGCCGGAGGAGTCGATGGCCTTCGAGTCTGTCCTTGAGCGTACATCCGAGGCGGAGGCTGTGCGCGGGAAGGCTGCGGATATCACAGTGCGGTTCGTGCTGGCGGTCAGAACTGGCGCAGGAGGCGGCGATAGTACTCACGCTCCTCCGGCGGGCGCTCCATCTCACCCGAGCGGCGGCGAAGCTCTTTCAGAATCTCCTCCACACGCTTCTTCTCCGCCTCATCCGGAATCTTCACCTGAGAACCATGGTGAGGGCCATTCCCCTCCTCCTCCCCCCCATACGGGCGGCCCAGAGGATCATACTTCTGATTCCCATTGA
- a CDS encoding 1-acyl-sn-glycerol-3-phosphate acyltransferase, whose protein sequence is MPPYVIRSTIYNLCFYGLTATACVLCLPTLFLPRKAFMTVVHGFVFCNHILEKYILGLDFEVRGREYLPSSGSYIVASKHQSAYETTKLHILFDDPAIILKKELLKIPLWGQYLAKSDVIAIDRSTPKSAIESIQDGARRMQAQGRPVIIFPQGTRVSVTTTAQDRPYKIGVARLQEATNLPIIPLAMNTGVFWPRNSWIKKPGTVVFEFLPPIEPGKPPAEILSKLEKDMEGRSVALMNEAQTQRTAAKGKSWLLPAILLILAFGYIANWLIVARYVEAGVNNALTNFQRETASRFLKQAPPAISGFPGKMKLSLGPHSVLSPAGTAEFESFSAESWPLPYMPLTLEAVKISVKARFWKEGQDFDSLHAVIRPRGKIYDITESEAVSGNFKIRVAGRIDLQDDLNPGINLTLELENYQPFIAGLAEKGIIRPQAAMIAGAGLKAFERGGIARVSLTKSDRAVYLGPIKIFEFPPERRRLHTQPHE, encoded by the coding sequence ATGCCCCCGTATGTCATCCGGTCTACAATCTACAATCTCTGCTTTTACGGACTGACGGCCACCGCCTGCGTCCTCTGCCTGCCAACTCTGTTTCTGCCGCGAAAGGCGTTCATGACGGTCGTGCATGGATTTGTCTTCTGCAACCATATCCTTGAAAAATACATTCTGGGGCTGGACTTCGAAGTGCGCGGACGGGAGTATCTCCCGTCATCAGGCTCTTACATCGTCGCCTCCAAACACCAGTCGGCGTACGAGACGACGAAGCTGCACATTCTCTTCGACGACCCGGCGATCATTCTGAAAAAGGAATTGCTGAAAATCCCGCTCTGGGGGCAGTATCTCGCCAAATCCGACGTCATCGCCATCGACCGCAGTACCCCCAAATCCGCCATCGAGTCCATTCAGGACGGTGCGAGAAGAATGCAGGCGCAGGGCCGCCCTGTCATCATCTTCCCGCAGGGCACCCGCGTGAGCGTAACGACGACCGCGCAAGATCGGCCCTATAAAATCGGCGTCGCCCGGTTGCAGGAAGCCACCAACCTGCCCATCATCCCCCTCGCTATGAATACAGGCGTATTCTGGCCCCGCAATAGCTGGATCAAGAAACCGGGCACGGTGGTCTTCGAATTCCTGCCGCCCATCGAACCGGGAAAGCCCCCCGCGGAAATCCTCTCGAAATTAGAGAAAGACATGGAGGGCCGTTCGGTCGCCCTGATGAACGAAGCCCAGACTCAACGGACCGCAGCAAAAGGGAAAAGCTGGCTTTTGCCTGCAATACTGCTTATTTTGGCGTTCGGATACATCGCCAACTGGCTGATCGTCGCCCGATATGTCGAGGCCGGGGTCAATAACGCCTTGACGAATTTCCAGCGCGAAACCGCCTCCCGCTTTTTAAAGCAGGCACCGCCCGCCATCTCGGGCTTCCCCGGTAAAATGAAGTTATCCTTAGGACCGCACAGTGTGCTCAGCCCCGCCGGAACCGCCGAGTTCGAATCCTTTTCCGCCGAATCCTGGCCCCTGCCCTATATGCCCCTGACCCTCGAGGCCGTAAAAATCAGCGTAAAGGCCCGCTTCTGGAAGGAGGGGCAGGATTTTGACTCCCTGCACGCCGTCATCCGCCCTCGCGGGAAAATCTACGACATTACCGAAAGCGAGGCGGTGAGCGGCAATTTCAAAATCCGCGTCGCGGGGCGCATTGATCTGCAGGACGATCTGAATCCCGGAATCAATCTCACACTCGAACTGGAAAACTACCAGCCCTTTATCGCAGGACTGGCGGAAAAAGGGATTATCCGTCCGCAAGCCGCCATGATCGCGGGCGCAGGCCTGAAGGCGTTCGAACGCGGCGGCATCGCCAGAGTCAGTTTGACCAAGAGCGACCGGGCGGTGTATCTGGGACCGATCAAAATCTTCGAATTTCCGCCCGAACGCCGCAGGCTTCACACTCAGCCGCACGAATGA